The Salvia splendens isolate huo1 chromosome 20, SspV2, whole genome shotgun sequence nucleotide sequence tgtgtgtgtgtaaaaaaaaaaaaaaaccccgcCCGCCGCCGCCCATCCGTCTGTGCCCATTGTGGCGTGTCTGTCAGTCTCGCGGGCAAATTTTTTTCCACTCCCTATATATATTCCTTCTATCTCATTTTTTACATCACATATCTCCTTTCTCTCATCTAAAATATCTCTCCTCTAGCAATGAATCCCAATAAGTTCCCAAATTCCGATGAAAACCAATACCCCGACTTCACTCCGTACTTGGCAATGCCTACGTCAGTACTGGTAAACCCTTCACCCCACACCGCAGGCATCGCAAAATTACTACCAGTTGCTACAGACAGGGGTGTGACCCGCATTTCAGAGAAGAAGTTTATCGGCCAAGCATGCTCGGTAACCCGTGGATCGAATGAATCCAACATTGTTCCGGATTCAACACCAATGAGTACGGCATGCCAGACACAGAGCCATCTTCTCCCAAGGTCCAAGGAGGATCCCACTCCTCCGCCGAGTCGTGTGAGCCTAAACTCTTGCGGAAGGAAATAAGGGTGAACTACCCCCTAAACTACACCGCGGAGTCAATGGCCCTGGCTTGGTACTAGGTCGACATTTCTAATGACCCGATCGTGTCCAACATGTCGAAGGGAGAGTTTTGGGGGCGTATCACGGGTAGACACGCCGAAGTAAAGCCTGTAGGCCCTGTACGAAAAGCATTGGGAATGCATGAAGACCGAAATTGGCAGATGGAAGGTCTGTAAGAAAACAACTTGCGGGTGATGGGCAGTGAACGCAGCTACAACAATGTGAAAGAGTTTACCGTGAAAGAGTATTCGCTCAATGGTATGTCTCCCCCATCAAACACTGGGATGCCTGTCAAATTTTGAAGGATATCCCCAAATTTCAAGTGGGGTTGGATCTGAACGCGCCGAAGAGGACACGTCTCAACATATCCGGGGGCTACAGCAGTAACGGCAGAGATGAGCCGACCGAATCAACAAGCTAAAGAAAAAATTGGGTTCCTGAGCTGCTTTTTctgtgtttttcttttatttatttttttatcttgtttttttaattagatTAAGTATGTTTTCTTCTCTAAGTTTTTGccttcaatttattttattttattttatttgataaacgTCATATAGATAATGCTAATGCTGATTGTGGAACTAAGGATGGACTGTTGGATAGGTTGTCACTAAGATGTCAAACTAACCCGAAACAAGTAGGTCGGCCCAAATAGACCGGTAAAACTAGTGGGTTAGGGCTCTAATTTCACAATCCGAACACAAAAACGGGTTAGCCCATTAGAGTTGGCGGGGGGTTGGCCTGGCAGGTTGcgatttttaactaaaaaatattgGATATGTTcattcattaaaaatgaaacgtttcctaagtTGGAAACAACCCAATCTCTacatttttttatctctcttactttactctctattcattaactcacaaaacaatactacataaaatcataTGCCGACTTCCAATGTTTCATATGTAATGGGAGGGAGGGAGTACAATGCATGATGTACTAAAGAACTAGCATAggtataaatattactccctccattcatTACTAGCacagtcatttcattttctgcactcgtttttaaaaaataattataaatagtgaagGTCGAAAATAGTAAactaagagagaaaatattgtagataagaatttctttacattattctctttggTACTTTACTAtatcttcactttaactaattattatcatatttttaaaatgaatgcagaaaatgaaatgactctactactgtGGAACGGGGGAgtattatactccatctgttccttgttaatagagacatttcttttcagtACAGaatttaagaatagtgtgttaaattgttggtgaaaaagtaagagagaataaagttagacaggtgaagagagaataaagtaaaagtagaattactttttgccaaatatagaaatgactcaattaacttggaacttttcaaaatagaaaaatgactctattaacatggaacgaagggagtacaacTTTATTGGGCTATTAACAATGAGGTGATGATGAAGGCTCTTTTTGTTTCTGCCTTCTGGAACGTATTTGGTCTCGCACCAGTGGAAATTCAAGGTCCTACTTGAAATGCCTTATCTCTGAAGACATCACATTAGGTGATGAGATTTTTACATCTCCAACTAATGTAGCTTTGGAAGTTGGATGTCGTATAAATCTATGAACGCATATAGTTTTGCAAACCAGCAGTTTTGATCAACATTCTATTGTATCATTGACCACAAAATAGAAAAGCTCCAACATAAACTCACATAGTTAAAATTACAACAGATGACCATAAAATGAGACCATCCAATTGTAAATTTGTTTCATGGCTACAACCACCAGATCACAAGTTAAGGGAAATGCATCAGACCCAGTATTTATTCAGAAATCCCTTTATATAAAACTCAGAGATCTAAAAGTTCGATCAATTTAACCTGTAAGGGCGGCATTGAGAGCGCTGTGTACATCTATGCCGATTTGTGCTTCAGCTTTCTCCACATCGGTTGATGCTGTGTTTAGCTTTTGTTGAAAATCTGCGAGGCCTTTCTGAACCAAATTTGGGTCCAGGCGGTCTACAGGTGTGGCCTCAATAGCAATTATATCTGCAACAGAGTTTGCATGGACAAAAGCAAACCCGCTGCTGAGGAAATATTTGATCACATCATTGCCTTCATGAACTGATAATATCCCAGGTTTTAGCTCCGCAATTGTAGCTACATGACCAGGTAAAACACCCATTTGTCCCGTAGTTGCTGGTACTATGACCATATCAACCTGTATAAACAATAGAGACACATTCATCACTTTACATGTTTGCTTCTAGGCTATATCAACACTCAAATCTCACCAGTGAACGGATCAGTGAAGAAGTGTAATTTATAATACATTGATTATCTTATTCCAATAAATTGAAATGATCCAGGAATTGATAGCTATAAGTTCAACTAGGGTCTATCAACATAGTAGCATTTGCAGATAATGTAAAACACAGAAATTTCCATCTTGGCAAACAAATTAAACATTAACTGTTCTACAGTATTACCGTGTTCGAAAATGAGTGATGTGATGTTAGCTGCATTTACTTGAAGGTGGTAGTCATTAGCATGGAATTAGATAATGGATGTTGGATTAAATAGTATGAGTATATTTTTCACAGTAATTGTAGGCATCTCAAATGAATGAGAACAGACAATTCGACAAGTAATTTTTACTAGAGCTCCTAATGATTGGCAGAATAACACCTAAGACATCTTAGCCAAAGATTTTAGCCTGAAGAATCTGGAATCTCCTAAACTAAAGTAATCATCTGAACAGTGGAAATTGGATTTGGACATAAAAATAGAATTCACTTAGCAAGAAAatgaataagaataaaaaatttGCAGGCTCTTCCCCAAGAAAGAGCAGGGCCCCACTTGATAACACAGCACGGACACAGGTAACCCAGAATATTGACTGAAATAAGTAAGGAGAAAATCTCTAATTTGtgtattaaaaaatacaaatgtACCTAGTTGACAATGGAGAAAGAAATCAAAGATCATAGTACAGAAAATAGGTCCTGATACTCAGTTGCAACGTGAGCTTTAGGAGGGGCAAATGCCTCCCTCAAAATTTTGCACATACTTATATTACTTTGTTCTTCAATTCTGCAAATTTATCCATATTTCCACATATATGCCCCTTCTAAACTCCTCAAAATTTCCTCACATATATTTTTACCCCTCCTAAGTTGAATTCCTAGCTCCCACCTGCTAATACCGAATAAATTTTCACCGAAATTTTTGTAAAAGGTCCAAGATAGAAAATGCAGTTCCACAAACCCTAAACCTATATGCCCACTGTCCACATGAAGAGTCTGACAAAAAATAGGTTGTAACAACCAAGCATGTTAAAGGGAATATGAACAATCCATCATAAAAGGTCAATGAAAAAACAAGCAATACAAACACCTATCTCCacctaaaaacataaaattgcATATTCTGGAGCTCTGCATccaaatttaaacaaattagCTAGAAATTTCCGATTTAAAAATGCACCGAGAGGAATTTCAACAGCATACTACCATAGTCACAGTAAAAAGGGAAAAAGCAATAATAACCTACCACAGCTTAGGAAGCCATTCCAAGAATGCATCATCAAATAAATTAGAGACAACAGTCAAAACCTATAATCTCTAAATAACAATTCGCATCAAAATATGATTATCAATGAAATTGCCTAGAACCATAAATGGGCGTAGGGTAGGGTACCTCTTTGGAAGATAAGACAGAATCATAAGGAAGCACCAAATTGACAGTGAGCTTGGACGGAATGTTGGCCGGGGTGGGTGGTCGAGGCTTCATGTAGGCCGATGGGGTTTTCGGCGGGTCCATATTCGGATTCATTTTCTTCCATGATTCCACAAACTT carries:
- the LOC121780565 gene encoding ATP synthase subunit delta', mitochondrial-like, yielding MLRHGSRSLFNRASASSMRWRRQFSTDLPAETAEDPKFVESWKKMNPNMDPPKTPSAYMKPRPPTPANIPSKLTVNLVLPYDSVLSSKEVDMVIVPATTGQMGVLPGHVATIAELKPGILSVHEGNDVIKYFLSSGFAFVHANSVADIIAIEATPVDRLDPNLVQKGLADFQQKLNTASTDVEKAEAQIGIDVHSALNAALTG